One Anolis carolinensis isolate JA03-04 chromosome 4, rAnoCar3.1.pri, whole genome shotgun sequence DNA window includes the following coding sequences:
- the snph gene encoding syntaphilin isoform X1 — translation MSLPGSRRPSTGSRSHEFYERSGFASFFKSATAPATPTEKQPLLPASRRPSPPVSMRDTYGTSSLSSSSNSGSCKGSDSSPTPRRPVKYLLCSDNHGIKPPTPEQYLTPLQQKEVCIRHLRARLKDTHERLQDRDSEIDDLKTQLSRMQEDWIEEECHRVEAQLALKEARKEIKQLKQVIDTVKNNLIEKDKGLQKYFVDINIQNKKLETLLQTMEVAQDGAGKEEGAAESAGGSPARSLTRSSTYTKLSDQGAADRNIGGSQTISVDDAADSGFAAADDSLSRTDFLDQSSLISSGVDCGTDEISLQTNSTLGSRVPTSSTYEKLMGSQQSVEAAVQVSCMQEQAIQTDFVPYQPDLDTIVEKVKKSQACGVANPIMARDSEIEDAPEVKSSKVGSQSLPEMRDFATDNPSSDVIINAEEEGDNPDRESVSKECGNSAVHELESHSVSIVCAPEEEASEAAPEASAAASTMEPRTYWSRHFIVDLLAVVVPAVPTVAWLCRSQRRQGQPIYNISSLLRGCCTVALHSIRKISCRSVAAPSGSCPQP, via the exons ATGTCCCTGCCCGGAAGCAGAAGACCCTCCACGGGATCCCGAAG CCACGAGTTTTACGAAAGGAGTGGCTTTGCCTCGTTCTTTAAGTCTGCCACGGCCCCTGCCACTCCCACCGAGAAACAGCCTCTTCTTCCTGCCTCCAGGCGTCCCTCCCCACCTGTCAGCATGCGGGACACCTACGGCACCTCCTcgctcagcagcagcagcaactccgGCTCCTGCAAGGGCAGCGACAGCAGCCCCACCCCAAG gCGGCCCGTCAAGTACCTTTTGTGCAGCGACAACCATGGCATCAAGCCCCCGACCCCCGAGCAATACCTCACCCCACTCCAGCAGAAGGAGGTCTGCATCCGGCACCTGCGGGCCAGGCTGAAGGACACCCACGAGCGGCTGCAGGACAG GGATTCTGAGATCGACGACCTGAAGACCCAGCTCTCCCGGATGCAGGAGGACTGGATCGAGGAGGAATGCCATCGGGTGGAGGCCCAGCTGGCTCTGAAAGAAGCCCGGAAAGAGATCAAGCAGCTCAAGCAAGTCATCGACACGGTCAAGAACAACCTGATTGAGAAGGACAAGGGCCTCCAGAAGTACTTTGTGGACATCAACATCCAAAACAAGAAGCTGGAGACTTTGCTGCAGACCATGGAGGTGGCCCAAGATGgggcagggaaagaggaaggggcGGCCGAGTCGGCAGGCGGATCCCCGGCCCGATCCCTGACCCGCAGCTCGACTTACACCAAGCTCAGTGACCAAGGAGCTGCCGACCGGAACATCGGTGGTTCCCAGACCATCTCGGTGGATGATGCAGCGGACAGCGGTTTCGCCGCAGCAGACGACTCCTTGAGCCGGACGGATTTCTTGGATCAGAGCAGCCTCATCTCCTCCGGTGTGGACTGTGGCACTGATGAAATCTCCCTCCAGACCAACTCCACTTTGGGCTCCCGGGTCCCAACCAGCTCCACGTACGAGAAACTGATGGGGTCCCAGCAGAGCGTGGAGGCCGCCGTTCAAGTCAGCTGCATGCAGGAGCAAGCCATCCAGACGGACTTTGTACCTTACCAGCCGGATCTTGACACCATTGTGGAAAAGGTCAAGAAATCCCAAGCCTGCGGTGTGGCCAATCCAATCATGGCACGGGACTCCGAAATAGAGGATGCTCCGGAGGTAAAGAGCTCCAAGGTTGGTTCCCAGTCACTCCCAGAGATGAGAGACTTTGCAACTGACAACCCCAGCTCAGATGTTATCATCAACGCTGAGGAAGAAGGAGATAATCCTGATAGGGAATCAGTCTCCAAAGAGTGCGGCAATTCTGCGGTGCACGAACTGGAGAGCCATTCGGTGAGCATCGTCTGTGCTCCAGAAGAGGAGGCTTCGGAGGCCGCCCCAGAGGCATCCGCAGCAGCATCCACAATGGAGCCCAGAACATATTGGAGCCGCCATTTCATCGTGGATCTTTTAGCCGTGGTGGTCCCGGCGGTGCCGACGGTGGCCTGGCTGTGCCGTTCCCAAAGAAGGCAAGGTCAACCTATCTACAACATCAGCTCCCTGCTCAGGGGCTGCTGCACCGTGGCTTTGCACTCCATCCGCAAGATCAGCTGCCGCTCCGTGGCCGCCCCCAGCGGCTCTTGTCCTCAGCCGTGA
- the snph gene encoding syntaphilin isoform X2: protein MSLPGSRRPSTGSRRRPSPPVSMRDTYGTSSLSSSSNSGSCKGSDSSPTPRRPVKYLLCSDNHGIKPPTPEQYLTPLQQKEVCIRHLRARLKDTHERLQDRDSEIDDLKTQLSRMQEDWIEEECHRVEAQLALKEARKEIKQLKQVIDTVKNNLIEKDKGLQKYFVDINIQNKKLETLLQTMEVAQDGAGKEEGAAESAGGSPARSLTRSSTYTKLSDQGAADRNIGGSQTISVDDAADSGFAAADDSLSRTDFLDQSSLISSGVDCGTDEISLQTNSTLGSRVPTSSTYEKLMGSQQSVEAAVQVSCMQEQAIQTDFVPYQPDLDTIVEKVKKSQACGVANPIMARDSEIEDAPEVKSSKVGSQSLPEMRDFATDNPSSDVIINAEEEGDNPDRESVSKECGNSAVHELESHSVSIVCAPEEEASEAAPEASAAASTMEPRTYWSRHFIVDLLAVVVPAVPTVAWLCRSQRRQGQPIYNISSLLRGCCTVALHSIRKISCRSVAAPSGSCPQP from the exons ATGTCCCTGCCCGGAAGCAGAAGACCCTCCACGGGATCCCGAAG GCGTCCCTCCCCACCTGTCAGCATGCGGGACACCTACGGCACCTCCTcgctcagcagcagcagcaactccgGCTCCTGCAAGGGCAGCGACAGCAGCCCCACCCCAAG gCGGCCCGTCAAGTACCTTTTGTGCAGCGACAACCATGGCATCAAGCCCCCGACCCCCGAGCAATACCTCACCCCACTCCAGCAGAAGGAGGTCTGCATCCGGCACCTGCGGGCCAGGCTGAAGGACACCCACGAGCGGCTGCAGGACAG GGATTCTGAGATCGACGACCTGAAGACCCAGCTCTCCCGGATGCAGGAGGACTGGATCGAGGAGGAATGCCATCGGGTGGAGGCCCAGCTGGCTCTGAAAGAAGCCCGGAAAGAGATCAAGCAGCTCAAGCAAGTCATCGACACGGTCAAGAACAACCTGATTGAGAAGGACAAGGGCCTCCAGAAGTACTTTGTGGACATCAACATCCAAAACAAGAAGCTGGAGACTTTGCTGCAGACCATGGAGGTGGCCCAAGATGgggcagggaaagaggaaggggcGGCCGAGTCGGCAGGCGGATCCCCGGCCCGATCCCTGACCCGCAGCTCGACTTACACCAAGCTCAGTGACCAAGGAGCTGCCGACCGGAACATCGGTGGTTCCCAGACCATCTCGGTGGATGATGCAGCGGACAGCGGTTTCGCCGCAGCAGACGACTCCTTGAGCCGGACGGATTTCTTGGATCAGAGCAGCCTCATCTCCTCCGGTGTGGACTGTGGCACTGATGAAATCTCCCTCCAGACCAACTCCACTTTGGGCTCCCGGGTCCCAACCAGCTCCACGTACGAGAAACTGATGGGGTCCCAGCAGAGCGTGGAGGCCGCCGTTCAAGTCAGCTGCATGCAGGAGCAAGCCATCCAGACGGACTTTGTACCTTACCAGCCGGATCTTGACACCATTGTGGAAAAGGTCAAGAAATCCCAAGCCTGCGGTGTGGCCAATCCAATCATGGCACGGGACTCCGAAATAGAGGATGCTCCGGAGGTAAAGAGCTCCAAGGTTGGTTCCCAGTCACTCCCAGAGATGAGAGACTTTGCAACTGACAACCCCAGCTCAGATGTTATCATCAACGCTGAGGAAGAAGGAGATAATCCTGATAGGGAATCAGTCTCCAAAGAGTGCGGCAATTCTGCGGTGCACGAACTGGAGAGCCATTCGGTGAGCATCGTCTGTGCTCCAGAAGAGGAGGCTTCGGAGGCCGCCCCAGAGGCATCCGCAGCAGCATCCACAATGGAGCCCAGAACATATTGGAGCCGCCATTTCATCGTGGATCTTTTAGCCGTGGTGGTCCCGGCGGTGCCGACGGTGGCCTGGCTGTGCCGTTCCCAAAGAAGGCAAGGTCAACCTATCTACAACATCAGCTCCCTGCTCAGGGGCTGCTGCACCGTGGCTTTGCACTCCATCCGCAAGATCAGCTGCCGCTCCGTGGCCGCCCCCAGCGGCTCTTGTCCTCAGCCGTGA
- the snph gene encoding syntaphilin isoform X3 has protein sequence MSLPGSRRPSTGSRRRPVKYLLCSDNHGIKPPTPEQYLTPLQQKEVCIRHLRARLKDTHERLQDRDSEIDDLKTQLSRMQEDWIEEECHRVEAQLALKEARKEIKQLKQVIDTVKNNLIEKDKGLQKYFVDINIQNKKLETLLQTMEVAQDGAGKEEGAAESAGGSPARSLTRSSTYTKLSDQGAADRNIGGSQTISVDDAADSGFAAADDSLSRTDFLDQSSLISSGVDCGTDEISLQTNSTLGSRVPTSSTYEKLMGSQQSVEAAVQVSCMQEQAIQTDFVPYQPDLDTIVEKVKKSQACGVANPIMARDSEIEDAPEVKSSKVGSQSLPEMRDFATDNPSSDVIINAEEEGDNPDRESVSKECGNSAVHELESHSVSIVCAPEEEASEAAPEASAAASTMEPRTYWSRHFIVDLLAVVVPAVPTVAWLCRSQRRQGQPIYNISSLLRGCCTVALHSIRKISCRSVAAPSGSCPQP, from the exons ATGTCCCTGCCCGGAAGCAGAAGACCCTCCACGGGATCCCGAAG gCGGCCCGTCAAGTACCTTTTGTGCAGCGACAACCATGGCATCAAGCCCCCGACCCCCGAGCAATACCTCACCCCACTCCAGCAGAAGGAGGTCTGCATCCGGCACCTGCGGGCCAGGCTGAAGGACACCCACGAGCGGCTGCAGGACAG GGATTCTGAGATCGACGACCTGAAGACCCAGCTCTCCCGGATGCAGGAGGACTGGATCGAGGAGGAATGCCATCGGGTGGAGGCCCAGCTGGCTCTGAAAGAAGCCCGGAAAGAGATCAAGCAGCTCAAGCAAGTCATCGACACGGTCAAGAACAACCTGATTGAGAAGGACAAGGGCCTCCAGAAGTACTTTGTGGACATCAACATCCAAAACAAGAAGCTGGAGACTTTGCTGCAGACCATGGAGGTGGCCCAAGATGgggcagggaaagaggaaggggcGGCCGAGTCGGCAGGCGGATCCCCGGCCCGATCCCTGACCCGCAGCTCGACTTACACCAAGCTCAGTGACCAAGGAGCTGCCGACCGGAACATCGGTGGTTCCCAGACCATCTCGGTGGATGATGCAGCGGACAGCGGTTTCGCCGCAGCAGACGACTCCTTGAGCCGGACGGATTTCTTGGATCAGAGCAGCCTCATCTCCTCCGGTGTGGACTGTGGCACTGATGAAATCTCCCTCCAGACCAACTCCACTTTGGGCTCCCGGGTCCCAACCAGCTCCACGTACGAGAAACTGATGGGGTCCCAGCAGAGCGTGGAGGCCGCCGTTCAAGTCAGCTGCATGCAGGAGCAAGCCATCCAGACGGACTTTGTACCTTACCAGCCGGATCTTGACACCATTGTGGAAAAGGTCAAGAAATCCCAAGCCTGCGGTGTGGCCAATCCAATCATGGCACGGGACTCCGAAATAGAGGATGCTCCGGAGGTAAAGAGCTCCAAGGTTGGTTCCCAGTCACTCCCAGAGATGAGAGACTTTGCAACTGACAACCCCAGCTCAGATGTTATCATCAACGCTGAGGAAGAAGGAGATAATCCTGATAGGGAATCAGTCTCCAAAGAGTGCGGCAATTCTGCGGTGCACGAACTGGAGAGCCATTCGGTGAGCATCGTCTGTGCTCCAGAAGAGGAGGCTTCGGAGGCCGCCCCAGAGGCATCCGCAGCAGCATCCACAATGGAGCCCAGAACATATTGGAGCCGCCATTTCATCGTGGATCTTTTAGCCGTGGTGGTCCCGGCGGTGCCGACGGTGGCCTGGCTGTGCCGTTCCCAAAGAAGGCAAGGTCAACCTATCTACAACATCAGCTCCCTGCTCAGGGGCTGCTGCACCGTGGCTTTGCACTCCATCCGCAAGATCAGCTGCCGCTCCGTGGCCGCCCCCAGCGGCTCTTGTCCTCAGCCGTGA